The Candidatus Jordarchaeales archaeon genome includes a window with the following:
- a CDS encoding orotidine 5'-phosphate decarboxylase, translated as MHNDFSKMIGKASAERGSRIVLALDVSTKVKSEEDARELCRRAKMILNDVESFVAGLKINFQLLLPLGLYGYLQEILDSARNYGLPTIIDCKINDVEHTNRWAASHFFDAGFDALTANPFAGWKGGLEGLFDEARKRGKGVILLVYMSHEGAEENYGRKIILDDGSVKTYYKFFAEKAVEWRADGVIVGATRTNVVKEVRETVLDKLLIFSPGVAAQGGDIGEVFRAGADYAIVGRAVYEARRPGEAAKRFMEEANRALRERFGEVRYH; from the coding sequence GTGCATAACGATTTTTCGAAAATGATCGGTAAAGCGTCTGCAGAGAGGGGAAGCCGAATCGTACTGGCTTTGGATGTTTCAACAAAGGTGAAAAGTGAAGAGGATGCGCGTGAACTTTGCAGAAGGGCTAAAATGATTTTAAACGATGTTGAAAGTTTCGTGGCTGGCTTAAAAATTAACTTCCAACTCCTACTTCCCTTAGGGTTATACGGCTATTTGCAGGAGATTCTGGATTCTGCGAGGAATTACGGTTTACCGACGATAATCGATTGTAAAATAAACGACGTCGAGCACACTAACAGGTGGGCTGCATCCCATTTTTTCGATGCAGGGTTCGATGCTTTAACAGCAAACCCGTTCGCCGGCTGGAAGGGGGGGCTGGAAGGCTTATTTGACGAAGCTAGAAAACGTGGCAAGGGCGTTATACTACTGGTCTACATGTCCCATGAGGGGGCGGAGGAAAACTACGGGCGCAAGATAATCTTAGACGATGGAAGCGTAAAAACATACTACAAGTTTTTCGCCGAGAAAGCCGTTGAATGGAGAGCTGACGGTGTAATAGTGGGGGCAACAAGAACCAATGTGGTAAAGGAGGTGCGAGAAACAGTGCTGGACAAACTGCTCATATTCAGTCCCGGAGTTGCTGCGCAGGGAGGGGACATTGGAGAAGTCTTCAGGGCGGGAGCAGACTATGCAATAGTTGGGCGCGCGGTTTATGAAGCGAGGAGGCCGGGTGAGGCTGCTAAGAGATTCATGGAAGAAGCTAACAGAGCTTTACGTGAAAGGTTTGGGGAAGTTAGGTATCATTAG